The DNA segment CCGCGGACAGGCCGAGCGCGGACATCACCGTTCCGATGGCCCGACCCCGGCGCTCACCCGGGACGAGGTCCGCGATGATGGCCATGATGACCGCGCCCATCAGCCCCGCGCAGGCCCCCGCCAGCGAGCGCGCCACCAGCAGCGACACGAACCCCGACGCGAGGCCGCAGGCGGCGGTGGCGAGGATGAAGCCCGCGTAGATGGCCAGCAGCGTGCGCTTGCGGTCGAACCGGTCCAACCAGAACAGCCCCAGCACCCCCATGGCCGCGGAGGCCAGGGTGTACGAGGAGACCATCGCGCCGAACTGCGCCGTGGTCAGGCCGAAGCGGCGGATGAACTCCGGCCCCAACGGCATGATGATCATGAAGTCCAGCAGGTGGCTGAACTGGACCCCCGCGAGCAGCAGGGCCAGCATTCGCTCCTGAGGGGGTGGAGAAGCGGCGTTCACGAAAGGCTCCATCGTCACGGGCCCGCGTCGGTCGCGCGGGCGAGCGTCTAGGGGCGCACGAAGCGCACCCGGATCGGGGGGGAGACAGCCGCGTAGGGACGACCCTCGCGGTCCAATGCGGTGTCGAAGCGCGCCTTGCGCGCACACGCGAGCGCGGCCTGGCCGAAGCCGTGGCCCGGGTCCGACACGAGCTCGGCGGACGTCACCTCGCCATACACGTCCACGGAGACGCGCAGCACCACCGTCTGGTCGTCGATGCGCAGCGTGTCGGCTTCCTTCGGCCAGGGGCAGCTCCAGCTGCGCGCCGAGAGCTGGATGGAGCGCGCCCGGCTTCCACCCGTGCCCTCGCTGTCACCCGCGGGCACCGTGTTGACGGCCGTGGTGGAGCGGCCCGTGGAGGCCGTCACGCCGCCCGCGTAGCGCGGGGCATCGCCGGTCGTCATGTCGAACTCGGTGAAGTCGAGCGGCGCGGCCGGCTCCTTCGCCGTCACCACGGCGCCCGCCCGAGCGGGCTCGGCGGGGGCAGGGCGGGCGGAGTCTCGCGGGGCGGGGCTCGGCGTCTTCACGCGCGGCGCCGGCGGGTCCGCGCGGGCGACGCGTTGGGGCGGAGGAGGCGGCGGCGGTGGCGGATTCAGGTCCACCTCGTGGTCCACCTGAATCACCTGCTTGCGCGTGGTGGCCACGGGCGGTCGTCGCTCGGAGGAGGACTTCCAGCCGTGCCAGGCCACGACTCCCACGGTGGCGTGCACGAGGCCGGAGATGAGCAGCGTCCACGCGAGGCCATGGCGGCTTGTCCGCGCGGGCGGCGGCCCCAGGATGATGCTCGCGATGTCCTCGTCGCGACGAGGCGCGGGCTCAGGGAGTGACACGCCCGTCCTCCGCGGTGGGGGGCGCGTCCAGGGGCTCCGGACGCACGGTGCCGAACGCGACCTTGGTGAGCCCCGCCTCCTTGAGCTGGTCCAGCACGAAGATGACCCGGCGATGGGGAACGGCGCCGTCCGCCTGGATGACGGCGCGCAGCTCCGCGTCCTTCGCCAGCGCCTGGCGCGCGCCGTCCCGCAGCGCGACGTCGGAGACCTCCTCGCCGTTCACCAGCACCTGGCCCGTGGACGTGATCGCCACCGCGTAGACGGTCTGCACGTCCTCGCTCTGGGCCGCCTTGGGCAGGTCCAGGGGCACGGCGGGACTGTCCACCAGCCGCGCGGTGACCATGAAGATGATGAGCAGCACCAGCATGATGTCCACGAGGGGCGTGACGTTGATGCCCTCGATCAACCCACCGCGAGGCTGCGTTCCGCCGGCCATGCTCAGGCGCCTCCGTTCCGCTCACGGGCGGAGACGTAGGCCAGCACCAGGTTCGTCAGCGCCTCCGCGTCCGCGAGGATGCTGGCGATGCGGCGCTGGAAGTAGTTGTAGGCGGCGACGGCGGGCAGGGCCACGCCGATGCCGACGGCGGTGGCCACCAGCGCCTCGGCGATGCTGCCCATCACCGCGTTGGAGGCGACCTGGCTGGTGCCCGAGGGCGCGCCCTGCGTCTTGCTCAGCGCCTCGAAGGCCAGCAGCACGCCGATGACGGTGCCGAACAGGCCGATGAACGGCGCGTTGTTGCCCAGCGTGCCCAGGAAGGCCAGCCGGTTCTCCAGCGTGGAGCGCTCGATGGCGAGCGCGCTCTGCATGCCCTTCTCCGCGGCCGTCATGCCCTGCGGCGCGAGCCTCAAGCCCGCGCGCGCCACGGTGGCGCCCACCGACGTGCGCGTCTGCAGCTTGGAGATGGCGGCCGGGAAGTCGCCCGTGGACAGCGTCGCCTCCAGCGCGCCGGACAGCTCGCGGACCACGTCCTGCTTGGTGCGGAACACCCACCAGCGCTCGATGATGATGCCCAGGCTCACCAGCGACAGCGCGAACAGCAGCCAGAGCACCCAGTTGGCGCCCCACTGGATGAAGACATCCTTGACGATTTCGACGATGTGCATGGGTCCGGTCCTCGAGTTCGTCGGTGGAGCTGCCGTTCAATCCCGGAGGCACCCGCTCGAAGCCGGTGCCTCCAGGCCCATCCCGCCAGACTTCAGCGGAGCTGCAGGAACGAGAAGATGAGGCCGTCGGAGCTGAAGACCAGCTTGCCGCTCTGGTCGGTCAGCTCGCGGAAGTTGGTGAGCGAGGAGTTGTTGGTGAACTCGGTGAAGAGCAGGCGGTTGTTGTCCGCCTCGTAGAGGAACGTGCTGCCGGAGGAGGCGGGCAGGGTGTTCACCGCGGTGGCGGTGAAGGTGCTCAGGTTGAGCTGCCAGAACTTCCAGGCCGGAGCGCTGGCGACCAGGCGCGGGTGCGCCTCCGGGTCCACCGTGTAGCTCTGCTCGTCCAGCACGCGCAGGTAGGCGGTGCCGTTGGGACCGCGCACCAGCGAGCCCGTGGTGGTGCCGTTGGTCAGCCCCGACAGCTCGCGGTAGAAGTTCGCGTCGAACGCGCCGCTCTCCGGGTTGAAGCGGATGAGGCAGGGCGTCGCGGCCTTGTCCGCGCCCTTCAGGCGGTTGACGGCGGAGCCGTACGCCTCGGTGGCCAGGTACACCTGGTTGTCCGGGCCGACGACGCTGTCACGCACCCAGCCGCAGCGGTTGTCCGTGACGACCTTGACCGAGTCGTTCGTGGTGTCGATGACCAACACGCCGGCCTGGTTGATGACGGCGATGTCCGCGCTGGGGCGCCAGGCGATGGGGATGATGAGGCGGGTTCCCACGCGCACCGGCATGGTGGAGAAGGACGTGAGCGCGCCCTCGATGGCCAGGCCCGGCAGGGGGATGGCGCTCGTCACGGACATGGCGGCGGGGTTCCACACGATGATCTGCGCCGTGTGGGCGTCCACGAAGTACGCCTTGGTGTCGGAGACGAACTGGAACTGGTGCTGGTACTCCTCGATGTTGTCGATGCCGCGGCCCTTGAAGCTGACCTCGCCGTCGGACTCGAGCTTGCCCTTGGCGGTGATCTTGAACCGCTCGACCTTGGCCTCCTCGCTGTGGCTGACGTACAGCACGCCCGCCTTGCGGACGCCGGAGCCGAGCGCGCGGCCGGGAATCTCCACGGCGTCCTTGAGGGAGATCTTCTCCGTCTGGTCGACCGAGCGCAGCAGCGCCACGTAGCTGATGGCCTCGCCGTCGACGCTCGACTGGGTGATGGCGGCGTAGAGCGGGCCGTCGTAGTCGGCGTCGTCAGAGTCGTCGTCGTCGCCGCAGCCGGTGAAGAGCGACAGCGCGAGCGCCGCGGCGGTGATGCGCGGCAGGGGGAAGAACGAACGGACCTTCATGGGGGGATTTCCTTTCAACGACGTTGCGAGTTGAGGCGTGGGGACTTCGGAAGGAATCAGAGCTCGGCGACCATCTTCGCGGACACGCTCCGGCCGGGGCGTTGCACGCCGAAGAAGTCCATGGCGGTGGCATCGGTGAGGTTGCGCACGTCGACCGTCCAGCTCAGCGTCGCGCGAGCGGTCCTCGTGACGTACGTGATGGCCAGCGAGTGCAAGAGCTGCGAGGGGATGCGCGACTTCGAGTCCTTGCTGCCCAGCCCCTCCCAGCCCCGGTAGAAGGTGTTGACGAAGCGGGTGTGCCAGGACAGCGACAGCTCGTCGCGCGCGGAGGCCAGGCCGCTCAGCTGGAAGCGGGCGCTGCCGTTGGCCAGGAGCGAGGGCCGGCCGGGCAGCCGCTGCCCCTTGAACGCCCCGAAGTTGCCCTCGGAGGAGACGTTGCGGATGTCCTGGAAGGTCGCGTTGCCATCGAGTGAGAGGTACTGCCCCGGCGAGGTCCAGCCCGCCGCGCCCGTGGCGCCCAGGATGCGGGCCGCGAAGACGTTCTGGTAGGTGACGTACCCCTCGCGGCCGATGGGCTGGATGTACTGGTCGGTGAGGCGGGCGAAGCCCAGCGTGCCGCCGCGGAACGTGCCCCTCGGCGTCTCGCCGCTGTTGAACGCGAGCTCCAGGTTGACGTTGTGGCTCTTCTCCGGCTCCAGGGTGAGGTTGGAGTCGATGAGCATGCCGTCGCCGAAGATCTCATCGGGGCCGGGCAGGCGCGTGGCCCACTCGTACGCGGCCTTGGCGGTGAGCCGGGGCGTGACGTGGTAGCGCAGCGAGTCGCCCACGCCGAAGTTGAAGGTGTCCCGGTTGACGGGCGCGAAGGCGCCGCTGGCGCTGATGCGCTCCGCGCGCGCCAGCTGCACGTAGCTCTTGGCGAAGGCGATGTTCTCCAGCCGCTCGTCGAGCGCATCGAGCTCGTGCTCGAGTCCCGTCACCAGGTTG comes from the Myxococcus fulvus genome and includes:
- a CDS encoding ExbD/TolR family protein, whose product is MAGGTQPRGGLIEGINVTPLVDIMLVLLIIFMVTARLVDSPAVPLDLPKAAQSEDVQTVYAVAITSTGQVLVNGEEVSDVALRDGARQALAKDAELRAVIQADGAVPHRRVIFVLDQLKEAGLTKVAFGTVRPEPLDAPPTAEDGRVTP
- a CDS encoding MotA/TolQ/ExbB proton channel family protein, with translation MHIVEIVKDVFIQWGANWVLWLLFALSLVSLGIIIERWWVFRTKQDVVRELSGALEATLSTGDFPAAISKLQTRTSVGATVARAGLRLAPQGMTAAEKGMQSALAIERSTLENRLAFLGTLGNNAPFIGLFGTVIGVLLAFEALSKTQGAPSGTSQVASNAVMGSIAEALVATAVGIGVALPAVAAYNYFQRRIASILADAEALTNLVLAYVSARERNGGA
- a CDS encoding TonB family protein encodes the protein MSLPEPAPRRDEDIASIILGPPPARTSRHGLAWTLLISGLVHATVGVVAWHGWKSSSERRPPVATTRKQVIQVDHEVDLNPPPPPPPPPQRVARADPPAPRVKTPSPAPRDSARPAPAEPARAGAVVTAKEPAAPLDFTEFDMTTGDAPRYAGGVTASTGRSTTAVNTVPAGDSEGTGGSRARSIQLSARSWSCPWPKEADTLRIDDQTVVLRVSVDVYGEVTSAELVSDPGHGFGQAALACARKARFDTALDREGRPYAAVSPPIRVRFVRP